The genomic segment GAATAGATAGATTAATCGCATCTGGATTTATATCATATCCATAAAGATTTTTAAGTAGTTGTTTTTTAATTTCATGTTTACTGCTTATATTATTTAGTTCTGTTACTAGTTTAAAGATGATATCAACAGCACTTAGAAGAAAATTGCCTGATCCGCAAGCCGGGTCACAAATTGTGATATTTAATAGAGTGGAAACTATTTCTTGTTGTACAAGTTTATTTCATTTCAAAATTTCATTAAGATTTTGAAGTTTCACTGAGTTTGAACTTTTTTCATTGAGTTTGTTGTTAATTAAAAGAATTAGCGCTTCATTGGAAATAAAATTAGATATAACATCATCGGTATAATAGACTCCCTCTTTCTTGCGTTTGTGATATAACCTCAAAAATGTTTCTTCAAATTGCTCAATTGAAGGAATTAAAGATCTTAATTCATGGAAATTCTTATTATCTATATTAGTATAAATTGTTTCTATATATTTTTTAAATTTTTCTAGACTTTCTTTTTGCTCCATGGTTAAACCTTAGCTTTTCCTAAACCTTTCACATTTCGGTTATATATCACCTATATTTTTCAAGTTAAAATTTTTTGTTGTTTATCTAATATTTTCTTATGATTTTTATAGTTATTTTTACTTAATATTATAGAGACTATGACTAATAAAGACGAAGATGAAGATTATCACGGAGTTGCTCCAATTAGAACAATTGTCAAGGAAATGAAGAAGAATTATGACAGGGACCCTAAGGATTGGAGAATACTTGGTTCAAAAGATAGAGATGGGAATACAGATACAATTATTTCAAAAAAACCTAATCAATTTTGGTTAAAGTCAAAACAACTCAGTCCATTTTCAGCATTGTCTATGGGAACTGTGGTTAGAAACATTGATAAAGATATTGATGAGAAAATAGGGCAGAAAATGTCCCCTAACGATATGCTTCGGCTCTTTGGGATGGTTGTTCCGATAAAAGAAAACAAAAGTATTATAGCATCTGGAATTGAAAACTTTTCCCAAGAGAAAGGAGATTACATAAAGAAAGTAATTGGTGAAAGGGATTCAAATCTAGATTATCAACTTCGTCGCAGAGTTGATGAGGCTTTTATTAAAAAACATCCTCAGAGAAAAAATTTATATATATAATTCTTAAATGCCCTAACCTATATGAACTAGGGAAAAAGAATCCCATTATAAATTAAACCTTTTCCTTTAAAATATTAAGTTGATCTTTACCTTTTATAATGGGGAGATTAGCAGAATATTTAGCTGAATTCCCAATTAATTCCAAGATAATAGCGTTCATTTTTTCCTGTCCTGATTTTCCTTCAAGAGAAGTTGCATATTCTTTCAACAATGGAACTTTTAGATCCTCTACATAAAAAGATACTCCTTTTTCAACCTCTTCAAGGAGAAACTGAAATGACAAGTCGGCATTTCTTTCAGTTTTGACAAACGGTTCATCAGGGTCTTCAAAAGTATAGGAAGCCTCAATCCAGCGGTTGTTATCAGTAGGAATCATCCCAAATATATAATCACTCGTATACAACCAAAAAGGGGTTCCTTTATCATAAGAAGAATCCACAAGCGCTTTAAATTCCTCACTCATACACAATCATACCTCTTGGTATTCATTAAACTTTTTCTTTAATAGAATAATTAAAAAGGTCTTTTTAATGTTATAATTTTAAAATTTCTATTTTAATCTTAGCTTTTAGAATAATTATAATAAAAGAATTTTAAATAAAAGGATAATTGAAAAATATTATGCGAGATTTAGACTATGATAAAACGATTAGTGAAATACAACGATGGATTCAGGATTACGTAAAAAATGCCAATGCTGATGGTATTGTTGTAGGGTTAAGTGGAGGAATCGATAGTGCTGTAACTGCAACTTTATCTGTTGAGGCTATAGGAAAAGATGCTGTAATAGGATTACGTTTACCATGCTTATCTATTCCTCAAGATTTAAATGATGCTAAACTTGTAGCTAATTTTTTAGGAATTAAATTCATTACACTTGATCTCTCAAGTGTTTTTGAGGAATATTTAAATATCGCATCAAATCAACTTAAATCTACTAAAATTGCAGAAGCGAATTTAAAAGCTAGATTACGGATGATATCATATTATTTCGTTGGACAAT from the Candidatus Bathyarchaeota archaeon genome contains:
- a CDS encoding NAD+ synthase; amino-acid sequence: MRDLDYDKTISEIQRWIQDYVKNANADGIVVGLSGGIDSAVTATLSVEAIGKDAVIGLRLPCLSIPQDLNDAKLVANFLGIKFITLDLSSVFEEYLNIASNQLKSTKIAEANLKARLRMISYYFVGQSLGKFLVGGTGNRTELAIGYFTKYGDGGVDIEPIGALYKCEVRTIARRLNIPKKIIDKPPSAGLWEGQTDEGEIGMKYDLLDEIIYRLDYDLELNGLNTIDVERVREMMRVSQHKLKMPPTYKVK